One region of Trinickia violacea genomic DNA includes:
- a CDS encoding heavy metal translocating P-type ATPase, whose product MPRLLRFVDFALLFASAASLITGLVFAALGKSTVSQALWLAGTVPVLLALSVSIIQALRRREAGVDVLALLAIAFALTLGEFLTAAVIALMLASGRALENYAQERARREMTALLSHAPRHANRFEAGEWRRVELDVVSPGDRLLVRSGEFVPVDGTLAGLAELDESSLTGESNPQQRSPGAAVRSGVINVGAAFEMVASASAHDSTFAGIVRMVQAAQQERSPAARLADRYALLFVPAALVLAGGSWLVTGDAVRALAVLVVATPCPLLLAVPVAIASGMSVCAKRGVLVKGGGALERLAQATALFFDKTGTLTSGQARLVEVESAPGMSSDAVLQFAGSLAQASAHVISEGVTTAARERNLALRAPSHVVEQPGAGVAGNVDGREVAIGSFAYVSSVATPAPWTTTFLQRVAYEGASAVFVSVDSKMVGAIRMADQIRLETPRALRLLRQEGIRRLVMLTGDRRDVAETVGAALGVTEVRPEQTPEDKLAAIQAARREGTVIMVGDGVNDAPALASADVGVAMGARGAAASSEAADVVLLVDRLDRLVEALRVARRTRRIAVQSVVAGMALSFAAMAVAAFGYLPPLLGAMLQELIDVAAIASALRALRIRSTAVTGVLAHGDVDRLKAAHVELGPVMEQIRGLADELPRLPKASVAGALASMNESLARQLVPHEQHDDTEVYPDLARLVGGEDPMAAMSGMHREIFRIARLLRQMTADVPPEGPDAQSVREFQRLLYGLDAIVRLHCAQEDELFHALGESP is encoded by the coding sequence ATGCCACGCCTGCTCCGTTTCGTCGATTTCGCCTTGCTGTTCGCCTCGGCCGCAAGCCTGATAACGGGACTTGTGTTTGCCGCGTTGGGCAAAAGCACCGTTTCGCAAGCGCTATGGCTTGCCGGGACGGTGCCGGTCCTGCTCGCCCTGTCAGTGTCCATCATCCAGGCGCTGCGACGGCGCGAAGCCGGCGTCGATGTTCTCGCTCTGCTCGCCATCGCGTTCGCGCTGACACTGGGCGAGTTTCTCACCGCCGCTGTGATTGCCTTGATGCTGGCGAGCGGACGCGCGCTGGAAAACTATGCGCAGGAGCGTGCGCGGCGCGAAATGACGGCGCTCCTGAGCCACGCACCGCGTCACGCCAACCGCTTCGAGGCAGGCGAGTGGCGCCGCGTGGAACTGGACGTCGTCAGCCCCGGCGACCGTCTGCTCGTGCGCAGCGGCGAGTTCGTGCCGGTGGACGGCACCCTTGCCGGTCTCGCCGAGCTCGACGAATCCTCGCTGACCGGCGAGTCGAATCCGCAGCAGCGATCGCCGGGTGCGGCCGTGCGCAGCGGCGTGATCAATGTCGGCGCGGCGTTCGAAATGGTGGCCTCGGCAAGCGCCCATGACAGCACGTTTGCCGGCATCGTCCGGATGGTGCAAGCCGCGCAGCAGGAGCGCAGTCCCGCTGCCCGTCTTGCCGATCGCTATGCGCTGCTTTTCGTGCCCGCCGCGCTGGTTCTTGCGGGCGGAAGCTGGCTCGTCACGGGCGACGCGGTGCGTGCTCTGGCGGTGCTGGTGGTGGCAACGCCGTGTCCCCTGCTCCTTGCTGTTCCGGTGGCCATCGCCTCCGGCATGTCGGTCTGCGCCAAACGCGGCGTGCTGGTCAAAGGGGGTGGCGCGCTGGAACGGCTCGCGCAGGCTACCGCACTATTTTTCGACAAGACCGGAACGCTCACGAGTGGGCAGGCGCGGCTCGTGGAAGTCGAAAGCGCTCCGGGCATGTCATCGGACGCGGTGTTGCAGTTCGCCGGGTCGCTCGCACAAGCCTCGGCTCACGTCATTTCGGAAGGGGTGACCACCGCCGCACGCGAGCGCAATCTTGCGCTTCGCGCACCTTCGCACGTTGTCGAGCAGCCCGGCGCAGGCGTGGCGGGCAACGTGGACGGGCGAGAGGTCGCGATTGGCTCGTTCGCGTACGTGTCCTCCGTGGCAACGCCAGCGCCGTGGACCACGACGTTTCTTCAGCGGGTCGCATACGAGGGCGCCTCGGCCGTATTCGTCAGCGTGGACAGCAAAATGGTGGGCGCGATCCGGATGGCCGACCAAATCCGGCTGGAAACGCCCCGTGCTTTGCGGTTGCTGCGGCAGGAAGGCATCCGCCGGCTCGTCATGCTCACCGGCGACAGGCGTGACGTGGCCGAAACCGTGGGTGCGGCGCTCGGCGTGACGGAAGTGCGGCCCGAGCAGACGCCTGAGGACAAGCTGGCCGCCATTCAGGCGGCGCGCCGTGAAGGCACGGTCATCATGGTCGGCGACGGCGTCAACGACGCGCCTGCGCTCGCGTCAGCCGACGTCGGCGTTGCGATGGGCGCGCGCGGCGCGGCGGCCTCCTCCGAAGCAGCCGATGTCGTGCTGCTGGTCGACCGTCTGGACCGCCTCGTGGAAGCATTGCGGGTAGCCCGCCGCACGCGGCGGATCGCGGTCCAGAGCGTCGTCGCCGGCATGGCGCTTTCGTTCGCGGCAATGGCCGTCGCGGCGTTCGGCTACCTGCCGCCCTTGCTGGGTGCGATGCTGCAGGAGCTCATCGACGTGGCGGCCATCGCGAGTGCGTTAAGGGCATTGCGAATTCGCTCGACTGCCGTCACCGGTGTTCTTGCCCACGGCGACGTCGATCGCCTGAAAGCCGCTCACGTCGAACTCGGTCCTGTCATGGAGCAGATCAGGGGCCTGGCCGATGAACTGCCCCGCTTGCCGAAGGCATCGGTAGCCGGCGCGCTCGCCAGCATGAACGAGTCGCTGGCACGGCAGCTCGTGCCGCACGAACAGCACGACGACACCGAGGTGTATCCCGATCTGGCGCGTCTCGTAGGCGGAGAAGATCCGATGGCGGCGATGAGCGGCATGCACCGCGAGATATTTCGTATCGCCCGCTTGCTCAGGCAGATGACCGCGGACGTGCCGCCCGAGGGGCCTGATGCGCAGAGCGTGCGTGAATTCCAGCGCCTGTTGTACGGGCTCGATGCGATCGTACGATTGCATTGCGCTCAGGAAGATGAATTGTTCCATGCACTCGGGGAAAGCCCATAG
- a CDS encoding cytochrome b, with amino-acid sequence MAVSRQSDAPAYDGVARLLHWLVVALVAAQFVIGWTMPDIHRDTQPVGLIAWHLGVGAALIATMAARVVWRLAHRPPPSTLSPALRAVSGATHFLLYAVLLVVPLLGWANASSRGWAVKLLGTLNLPALAPTGSSVGHAMGDIHGVLAWVLFALISLHVGAALFHRFVVKDRVLQRMLP; translated from the coding sequence ATGGCAGTTTCTCGACAGTCCGACGCGCCGGCCTATGACGGCGTCGCTCGCCTGCTTCATTGGCTCGTGGTCGCTTTGGTCGCCGCTCAGTTCGTGATCGGCTGGACCATGCCGGATATTCATCGCGACACGCAGCCAGTCGGCCTGATTGCATGGCATTTGGGCGTCGGAGCCGCGTTGATTGCAACGATGGCGGCACGGGTCGTGTGGCGATTGGCGCATCGTCCGCCGCCGTCAACGCTATCGCCGGCGCTGAGGGCAGTCTCAGGAGCCACACACTTTCTTCTTTACGCGGTACTGCTTGTTGTCCCGCTATTGGGCTGGGCGAACGCCTCTTCGCGCGGGTGGGCGGTGAAACTGCTGGGGACGCTGAATTTGCCCGCTCTCGCGCCGACCGGATCCAGCGTCGGGCACGCGATGGGCGATATTCACGGGGTACTGGCATGGGTGCTCTTCGCCCTAATCAGTCTCCATGTCGGGGCCGCATTGTTTCATCGTTTCGTCGTCAAGGATCGCGTGCTGCAAAGGATGCTGCCGTAG
- a CDS encoding DUF2252 domain-containing protein, which produces MQEEAAMLPKSAETKRDEAPELSAAAQASLAQEDTSKMFGGRGSRSSRIEAGKAARQRAPRAQLATCTLVERDPIALLEKSNVGRLPNLIPIRYGRMVANPFAFYRGAAPLMAFDLSKLPRTDIIVQLGGDAHLANFGLFASPERRILFGPNDFDETLPGPFDWDVRRLAASFVIAARERGFKQSDQRGIVRRLCATFRELIGDFSAMDTLDVWYYHFGAENMLALADTELERKKELAVISKARGQSSRSVMSHATELVNGKLQIRDQPPLVYHFPKGNPQRAKQFDAIVRHFFAEYRMTLPDDRRALFDRYELVDMAVRVVGVGSVGTRCFEALFMADGQSPLFLQVKEARASVLEEYVSSSRFGNHGERVVNGQRLLQSSSDLFLGWSRAHITNSDFYVRQLRDMKGAFDFTTFDVADLSEYAVSCAHALAHSMAKAGDPALIYGYVGKSEAFDDAIVKFAEAYAERNEADWDVLKKAVKAGRVPVMRE; this is translated from the coding sequence TTGCAGGAGGAAGCCGCCATGCTGCCGAAGTCTGCGGAAACCAAGCGTGACGAAGCGCCTGAGCTGAGCGCGGCTGCGCAAGCCTCGCTGGCGCAGGAAGACACGTCGAAGATGTTCGGAGGGCGAGGCTCACGCTCGTCGCGCATCGAGGCCGGGAAGGCTGCCCGCCAACGCGCGCCCCGCGCGCAACTCGCAACCTGCACACTCGTCGAGCGCGATCCGATTGCGCTGCTCGAAAAGTCCAACGTGGGCCGGCTGCCGAACCTGATACCGATCCGGTATGGGAGGATGGTCGCGAATCCGTTCGCGTTCTATCGCGGAGCGGCGCCGCTGATGGCCTTCGACCTCTCGAAATTGCCGCGCACCGATATCATCGTGCAACTGGGCGGCGACGCGCATCTCGCCAACTTCGGCCTGTTCGCGAGCCCCGAGCGGCGCATTTTGTTCGGACCCAACGATTTCGATGAAACGTTGCCGGGGCCCTTCGATTGGGATGTGCGCAGGCTTGCCGCATCGTTCGTCATCGCCGCGCGTGAGCGCGGCTTCAAACAGAGCGACCAGCGCGGCATCGTGCGGCGGCTTTGCGCGACTTTTCGGGAACTGATTGGCGACTTCAGCGCGATGGATACGCTCGACGTCTGGTACTACCACTTCGGGGCGGAGAACATGCTGGCCCTCGCCGACACCGAACTCGAAAGGAAAAAGGAATTGGCCGTGATCAGCAAGGCGCGGGGGCAGTCGTCGCGCAGCGTGATGAGCCACGCCACAGAGTTAGTCAACGGCAAGTTGCAGATCAGGGACCAGCCACCGCTTGTTTATCACTTTCCCAAAGGCAATCCGCAACGGGCGAAACAGTTCGATGCGATCGTTCGGCATTTCTTCGCCGAGTATCGAATGACGTTGCCTGATGATCGACGTGCGCTGTTTGATCGGTATGAGCTTGTCGATATGGCTGTGCGCGTCGTCGGGGTGGGGTCCGTCGGGACGCGTTGCTTCGAAGCGCTGTTCATGGCGGACGGACAGAGTCCGCTTTTCCTGCAGGTCAAGGAGGCACGGGCTTCCGTGCTCGAAGAGTATGTGTCGAGCAGCAGGTTTGGGAATCATGGAGAGCGTGTCGTGAACGGGCAGAGGCTGCTGCAATCGTCCAGCGATCTGTTTCTGGGTTGGTCCAGGGCCCACATTACGAATAGCGATTTTTATGTCCGTCAGTTGCGGGATATGAAGGGGGCATTTGATTTCACGACCTTCGATGTCGCGGATCTCAGCGAATATGCGGTGTCTTGTGCGCATGCGCTGGCCCACTCAATGGCAAAAGCGGGAGACCCCGCGTTGATTTACGGGTATGTCGGGAAGTCCGAGGCATTCGATGACGCCATCGTCAAGTTTGCGGAAGCCTATGCGGAGCGCAATGAGGCCGATTGGGACGTGTTGAAGAAGGCGGTCAAGGCTGGGAGGGTTCCAGTGATGAGAGAGTAA
- a CDS encoding SulP family inorganic anion transporter, producing the protein MKTPVPASAAVHRLPLLRGLLPFDRSQLPHDIVAGITLAALGIPEVMGYTKISGTPTVTGLYTMLLPLVAFALFGASRHLVVAGDSATAAILASTLVTVAALGSNDYVALTSTVALVVAIMLVLARVFRLGFLADFLSRSALIGFLTGVGIQVAAGELAGLIGLEKQGHGPLFQIVSVFQRLGGASVGTTALSVAVLAVIIGCKRLTPRAPGALIAVVGAIAASAAFDFARHGIVVIGAVPGGLPSFALPSLGLSHMNHVLATAASCFIVIIAQSAATARAYANRYNERADDNLDIVGLAAANAAAAFSSTFVVNGSPTKTEMVDDAGGRTQVAHLTTAVIVLLVLLFLTRPLSFLPSAVLSSIVFMIGVKLVDVKGMVELYRVQRDEFLVALITAGVVVFVDVMHGIIVAVLLSLIAHTRYSYQLRTRVLTRAASGHWVPHEVAPDLLAAPGIVVYRFEADLFYANAGRFMEEILRLVEQAGPPLQWVVVDATQINNIDYTAGKTLVQLRAELDRRGVGLASVAVPAGVLREMRRYHVLGAKAPTHEVFSTVDEAIQALGNAAQPIAARGDTTP; encoded by the coding sequence ATGAAGACACCTGTCCCGGCCAGCGCGGCCGTCCACCGTCTGCCCCTGCTGCGCGGGCTGTTGCCGTTCGACCGCTCGCAGTTGCCGCACGACATCGTCGCCGGCATCACGCTCGCCGCCCTCGGCATTCCAGAAGTGATGGGGTACACGAAGATCTCGGGCACGCCGACCGTCACGGGCCTTTACACGATGCTGTTGCCGCTCGTTGCGTTCGCGCTGTTCGGCGCGTCGCGCCATCTCGTCGTTGCAGGGGACTCCGCCACCGCCGCCATCCTCGCTAGCACGCTCGTCACCGTGGCCGCCCTCGGCAGCAACGACTATGTTGCGCTGACCAGTACCGTGGCGCTCGTCGTCGCGATCATGCTCGTGCTCGCGCGTGTATTCCGGCTCGGCTTCCTCGCCGACTTCCTGTCGCGCAGTGCGTTGATCGGCTTCCTGACCGGCGTGGGCATTCAGGTCGCCGCCGGCGAACTCGCCGGACTCATCGGGCTGGAGAAGCAGGGACATGGGCCGCTGTTTCAGATCGTGTCGGTGTTCCAGCGGCTCGGTGGCGCGAGCGTCGGCACGACGGCGCTTTCGGTGGCCGTTCTGGCTGTGATCATCGGGTGCAAGCGGCTGACGCCGCGCGCGCCGGGCGCGCTGATCGCCGTGGTGGGCGCGATTGCCGCGAGCGCGGCGTTCGATTTCGCCCGGCACGGCATCGTGGTGATCGGCGCGGTGCCGGGCGGATTGCCGTCGTTTGCGCTGCCGTCGCTTGGGCTTTCGCACATGAACCACGTGCTGGCCACGGCGGCCTCATGCTTCATCGTCATCATTGCGCAGAGCGCGGCCACCGCGCGTGCCTATGCAAACCGCTACAACGAGCGCGCCGACGACAACCTCGACATCGTCGGCCTCGCTGCGGCAAACGCGGCGGCGGCATTTTCGAGCACGTTCGTCGTGAACGGCAGCCCGACCAAGACGGAAATGGTTGACGACGCCGGCGGACGTACCCAGGTCGCGCACCTCACGACCGCCGTGATCGTGCTGCTCGTGCTGCTCTTTTTGACGCGCCCGCTCAGCTTCCTCCCGTCTGCCGTGCTGTCCTCCATCGTCTTCATGATCGGCGTGAAGCTGGTCGACGTGAAAGGCATGGTCGAACTCTATCGCGTGCAACGCGACGAATTCCTCGTCGCGTTGATCACGGCGGGTGTCGTCGTGTTCGTCGACGTGATGCATGGGATCATCGTCGCCGTCCTCCTCTCGCTGATCGCCCACACGCGGTACAGCTATCAGTTGCGCACGCGCGTGCTCACGCGCGCGGCGAGTGGGCATTGGGTGCCCCACGAGGTTGCGCCCGATCTCCTCGCGGCGCCCGGTATCGTCGTGTACCGGTTCGAGGCCGACCTCTTTTACGCCAACGCGGGGCGCTTCATGGAGGAAATTTTGCGGCTCGTCGAGCAGGCAGGTCCGCCGTTGCAATGGGTGGTGGTCGACGCGACTCAGATCAACAACATCGACTACACGGCCGGCAAGACACTCGTTCAGTTACGGGCGGAGCTTGATCGGCGGGGCGTGGGCCTGGCGTCGGTCGCGGTGCCGGCGGGCGTTCTCCGCGAGATGAGGCGATATCACGTACTGGGCGCCAAGGCTCCGACTCACGAGGTCTTTTCGACCGTGGACGAAGCGATCCAGGCGTTGGGCAACGCGGCGCAGCCGATAGCCGCGCGCGGCGATACGACGCCGTGA
- the ydiK gene encoding AI-2E family transporter YdiK produces the protein MKENRTGANVSPLEKAGGRPTLDLPRIVLGTGMLLLLIGGSLYVLRPFVPAFIWGTMIVVATWPALVGLQRRLNGKRVPAVLIMLLVQIVVIVVPFYAAVSTLVRHTDDITTFIKGLPTYALPSPPRWIAGVPLVGARLSSEWQTLSDAGPGGVLAQVEPYATIAAKWLLARGSQLGLFVIYLLLMVIVCGLLYAKGEVAARLATRFAERVAPDYGAKIVHLAAQSVRAIALGVVVTALVQASLGALGIWVAGVPFAGILAALLLLVCLVQIGPLLPLLGCVAWLFYSGSRITAILLLIWSIGVAMLDNILRPILIRRAVELPMVLILFGVLGGLLSLGVVGLFIGPVLLAVTYHLLLAWIETPGPSTPIADAAASSSDTSTANSKANE, from the coding sequence GTGAAAGAGAATCGCACAGGCGCGAACGTTTCCCCGCTGGAAAAAGCCGGCGGGCGCCCCACCCTCGACCTTCCCCGCATCGTGCTGGGCACCGGGATGTTGTTGCTGCTTATCGGCGGCAGCCTCTATGTCCTGCGTCCATTCGTGCCGGCGTTCATCTGGGGCACCATGATCGTCGTCGCCACCTGGCCCGCGCTCGTCGGCCTGCAACGCCGCCTGAACGGAAAGCGCGTACCCGCGGTTCTGATCATGCTGCTGGTTCAGATCGTCGTGATCGTGGTGCCGTTTTATGCTGCCGTCTCCACGCTCGTCAGACACACCGACGACATCACGACGTTCATCAAAGGCCTGCCGACCTATGCGCTGCCGTCACCGCCGCGCTGGATCGCCGGCGTGCCGCTGGTAGGCGCTCGCCTCTCCAGCGAATGGCAAACCCTCTCGGATGCCGGGCCCGGTGGCGTGCTGGCCCAAGTTGAACCGTACGCCACCATCGCTGCCAAGTGGCTGCTTGCGCGCGGAAGCCAACTGGGCCTTTTCGTGATTTACCTGCTGCTCATGGTGATTGTGTGCGGTCTGCTGTACGCAAAGGGCGAAGTGGCGGCGCGACTGGCAACACGCTTTGCCGAGCGGGTGGCCCCCGACTACGGCGCCAAGATCGTCCATCTCGCCGCGCAGTCGGTTCGCGCGATTGCGCTCGGCGTGGTCGTGACAGCCCTCGTTCAGGCCTCTCTCGGTGCGCTCGGCATCTGGGTGGCCGGCGTGCCGTTTGCCGGGATTCTGGCCGCCCTGCTGCTGCTCGTCTGCCTCGTTCAAATCGGGCCGCTGCTGCCGTTGCTCGGTTGCGTGGCGTGGCTGTTCTACAGCGGTTCCCGGATCACGGCAATCCTGCTGCTCATCTGGTCCATCGGCGTCGCCATGCTCGACAACATCTTGCGGCCAATACTGATCCGCCGGGCGGTCGAACTGCCCATGGTCCTCATCCTCTTTGGCGTGCTGGGCGGACTGCTTTCCCTGGGTGTCGTCGGGCTCTTCATCGGCCCGGTCCTGCTCGCCGTCACCTATCACCTGCTGCTGGCCTGGATCGAGACTCCCGGACCGTCCACGCCGATAGCCGATGCCGCCGCGAGCAGCAGCGACACCTCGACGGCCAACAGCAAGGCAAACGAATAA
- the ppk2 gene encoding polyphosphate kinase 2, producing the protein MSETRKGKNSGKAKANGKLGNKEYLEALRRLHAELVKMQEWVVHSGAKICVVFEGRDGAGKGGTIKAITERVSPRIFRVVALPAPTEREKSQMYIQRYLPHMPAAGEVVIFDRSWYNRAGVERVMGFCTEGQAQEFLMAVPLVERAVIHSGIVLIKYWLEVSPEEQTRRLENRIDDERKIWKLSQMDLESYRRWHDYSRARDEMFAKTDTDFAPWFVVRSDDKKRARLNAISHLLSKVPYESVPRAKVKLPERLKAGGYREPDYPYQFVPERY; encoded by the coding sequence ATGTCTGAAACACGGAAAGGAAAGAACAGCGGCAAGGCGAAGGCCAACGGCAAGCTCGGCAACAAGGAATATTTGGAAGCGCTGCGTAGGCTGCATGCCGAACTGGTCAAGATGCAAGAATGGGTCGTGCACAGCGGTGCGAAGATCTGTGTCGTGTTCGAGGGGCGAGACGGCGCCGGCAAAGGCGGCACGATCAAGGCGATCACCGAGCGCGTGAGCCCGCGCATCTTCCGGGTGGTCGCACTGCCCGCGCCGACCGAGCGCGAAAAGAGCCAGATGTATATTCAGCGCTATCTTCCGCACATGCCTGCGGCCGGTGAGGTCGTGATTTTCGATCGCAGCTGGTACAACCGAGCCGGTGTGGAGCGCGTGATGGGGTTCTGCACCGAGGGGCAGGCGCAGGAATTCCTGATGGCGGTGCCGCTCGTGGAGCGGGCCGTCATTCATTCGGGCATCGTTCTCATCAAGTACTGGCTCGAGGTGAGCCCCGAGGAGCAGACTCGGCGGCTCGAAAACCGTATCGACGACGAGCGCAAAATCTGGAAGCTCTCGCAGATGGATCTCGAGTCCTATCGTCGCTGGCACGACTACTCGCGTGCACGCGACGAAATGTTCGCGAAGACCGACACCGACTTCGCGCCGTGGTTTGTCGTGCGTTCCGACGACAAGAAGCGCGCGCGTCTGAACGCCATCAGTCATCTGCTCAGCAAGGTGCCGTACGAGAGCGTACCGCGCGCCAAGGTGAAATTGCCGGAGCGGCTGAAGGCCGGCGGCTATCGCGAGCCCGACTATCCATACCAGTTCGTGCCGGAACGATATTGA
- a CDS encoding response regulator: MNDIPSPAALKVFLVDDSPLVRERLAALIAAISGVEIVGEAGDSDMAVSGLATCDADVAVVDLQLGETSGMDVLAALTRLDRRVVSIVLTNHSTKSVRDACLGLGADYFFDKTGEFHLALDAIEQLALSRASSPSISR, from the coding sequence ATGAATGACATCCCTTCCCCCGCAGCGCTGAAAGTGTTCCTGGTCGACGATTCACCGCTGGTCCGCGAGCGCCTCGCGGCACTCATCGCCGCGATTTCCGGCGTCGAAATCGTCGGCGAGGCGGGCGACTCCGACATGGCCGTGAGCGGTCTCGCGACGTGCGACGCCGACGTGGCCGTCGTGGATCTGCAATTGGGCGAAACGAGCGGCATGGACGTGCTCGCCGCGCTGACGCGGCTGGATCGCCGGGTGGTTTCGATCGTGCTCACGAACCATTCGACGAAATCCGTGCGCGACGCCTGCCTCGGCCTAGGGGCCGATTACTTTTTCGACAAGACCGGCGAATTCCATCTGGCGCTCGACGCAATCGAGCAACTCGCCCTCAGCCGCGCTTCCAGCCCTTCGATCAGCCGCTGA
- a CDS encoding CBS domain-containing protein, whose product MRAFDVMTFPVITASPEMTIYTAAKLLADNHISGMPVVDASGQVIGILSEGDLLRRVETGTGVERRSWWLEFVAGTRKLAATYIKEHAHTVGDVMTDRVISITEDMSLKVVADVLERNRIKRVPVLKDGKLIGIVSRANLIRALASLAPDEAGVSAGDESLRDAIVRELSGHRWALPKHSVLVKEGVAHLWGVIESDEEGRAIRVAAESVPGVKGVVSHLTYPIVTPTM is encoded by the coding sequence ATGCGCGCATTCGATGTCATGACTTTCCCCGTCATCACCGCTTCGCCGGAGATGACGATTTACACCGCGGCGAAACTGCTCGCGGACAACCATATCAGCGGCATGCCGGTCGTCGACGCGAGCGGGCAGGTCATCGGCATTCTCAGCGAAGGCGATTTGCTGCGCCGCGTGGAGACTGGCACCGGCGTCGAGCGGCGCTCGTGGTGGCTCGAGTTCGTGGCGGGTACCCGGAAGCTGGCCGCGACGTACATCAAGGAGCATGCGCACACGGTCGGCGACGTGATGACCGACCGCGTGATTTCCATCACGGAAGACATGTCGCTCAAAGTCGTCGCCGACGTTCTCGAACGCAACCGGATCAAGCGCGTGCCCGTGCTGAAGGACGGCAAGCTGATCGGGATCGTGAGCCGCGCGAACCTGATCCGCGCGCTCGCGAGCCTCGCGCCGGACGAGGCGGGTGTGTCGGCCGGCGACGAAAGCCTGCGTGACGCGATCGTGCGCGAGCTGAGCGGGCACCGCTGGGCGCTGCCGAAGCACAGCGTGCTCGTCAAGGAAGGCGTCGCGCATCTGTGGGGCGTCATCGAGTCGGACGAAGAGGGCCGGGCCATCCGCGTCGCCGCGGAAAGCGTGCCGGGCGTGAAGGGCGTGGTGAGCCACCTCACGTATCCGATCGTCACGCCGACGATGTAA
- a CDS encoding carboxymuconolactone decarboxylase family protein has product MNIDSLEQAFSSGTASSKEQKLVALGVAISLRGDDCLAGHVRDALEAGATRDELRGAVSVALAIGGGLPWAYERRLNQALEVLDTTGGVPQTMAPAWHEAAAVRR; this is encoded by the coding sequence ATGAATATCGACAGTCTGGAACAGGCGTTTTCGTCGGGAACGGCGTCCTCGAAGGAGCAGAAGCTGGTCGCACTTGGTGTCGCGATCTCGCTGCGCGGCGACGACTGCCTGGCGGGCCATGTGCGGGACGCCTTGGAGGCGGGCGCGACACGCGACGAGCTGCGCGGCGCGGTGAGCGTCGCGCTGGCGATCGGCGGCGGGCTGCCGTGGGCCTACGAGCGCCGCTTGAATCAGGCGCTCGAAGTGCTCGATACGACGGGCGGCGTGCCGCAGACGATGGCACCGGCGTGGCACGAGGCCGCCGCCGTTCGACGATGA
- the phaZ gene encoding polyhydroxyalkanoate depolymerase, translated as MWYTWIEAQRNLVRTARALGWPALAGYDGASQLLQPLPPVPGFDIAAVTIGGNPVPVTEEIVDSTPFCALRRFSRERDALPSARRADPAILLCAPLAGHHAVMLRDMVETLLEDGDVYLTDWTDARDVPLAEGDFGLDDCVLAVERFMHKIGGERMHVVAVCQACVPALAALALVANSGAVPAASLALMGGPIDTRIHPSSLARFAQSHSVDWFCRTLIDSVPQPYAGAGRRVYPGFYQQIAMFTSFPQHKWALEAGYWSCRLAGNEAGIARSLRDLGEYAAVLDMDEHYFLDTIRVIFQEQRLARGTWRIGGRLVRPRALSSLALCTVEGGRDNVTGAGQTHAAHALCGAIPESFRQQLTIAGCDHYGLFSGERWRDAIHPALVRFWRSLPARVAPNSATNPTERQPSTEVCDRPG; from the coding sequence ATGTGGTACACGTGGATCGAAGCGCAGCGCAACCTCGTGCGTACTGCAAGGGCGCTGGGCTGGCCCGCGCTTGCGGGCTATGACGGCGCATCGCAACTGCTTCAGCCGCTGCCGCCCGTTCCCGGCTTCGATATTGCGGCGGTGACGATCGGCGGGAATCCAGTGCCGGTCACTGAGGAAATCGTCGACAGCACGCCCTTTTGCGCACTGCGGCGCTTCTCGCGCGAGCGCGACGCGCTGCCGAGCGCGCGCCGCGCCGACCCCGCGATCCTGCTGTGCGCGCCGCTCGCCGGTCACCACGCGGTGATGCTGCGCGACATGGTCGAAACGCTGCTCGAGGACGGCGACGTCTACCTGACCGATTGGACCGATGCGCGCGACGTGCCGCTCGCCGAAGGCGATTTCGGCCTCGACGATTGCGTGCTTGCCGTCGAGCGGTTCATGCACAAGATCGGCGGCGAGCGCATGCACGTGGTTGCCGTGTGCCAGGCCTGCGTGCCCGCGCTGGCCGCCCTCGCGCTCGTCGCGAACTCAGGCGCGGTGCCCGCCGCGTCGCTCGCGTTGATGGGCGGGCCCATCGATACGCGCATCCATCCCAGCTCGCTCGCGCGATTTGCGCAATCGCACAGCGTCGACTGGTTCTGCCGCACGCTGATCGACTCCGTCCCCCAACCCTATGCGGGGGCCGGCCGACGCGTGTATCCGGGCTTCTATCAGCAGATCGCCATGTTCACGTCCTTCCCGCAGCACAAATGGGCGCTCGAGGCCGGCTACTGGTCCTGCCGGCTCGCCGGGAACGAGGCTGGAATCGCCCGCAGCCTGCGGGACCTCGGCGAATACGCAGCGGTGCTCGACATGGACGAGCATTATTTTCTCGACACGATTCGTGTGATCTTTCAGGAACAGCGGCTTGCGCGCGGCACGTGGCGAATCGGCGGGCGGCTCGTGCGCCCGCGCGCGCTGTCGTCGCTCGCGCTGTGCACCGTCGAGGGCGGGCGCGACAACGTCACCGGTGCCGGCCAAACACACGCCGCTCACGCGCTGTGCGGCGCGATTCCCGAGTCCTTCCGGCAGCAGCTGACGATCGCCGGCTGCGACCACTACGGGCTCTTCAGCGGCGAGCGGTGGCGCGACGCCATCCATCCGGCGCTCGTTCGGTTCTGGCGCTCGCTGCCCGCGCGCGTCGCACCGAATTCGGCAACGAACCCGACAGAACGGCAACCGAGCACCGAAGTCTGCGACCGTCCCGGCTAG